A portion of the Streptomyces platensis genome contains these proteins:
- a CDS encoding MerR family transcriptional regulator — MAANENPQDERTEPAGHPAAREFRMADLAEEAGITVRTLRFYRERKLIPPPRREGRIAWYNEHHLARLRTIGALLERGHTLGGIAELLSAFDTGRDVGELLGLENPLVPPWSEETPVRLTPEELADHFSEDITAENLSTSLDIGYLAVDGDEFVHISRRLLDASTELVHQGIPLAAVLEAGRQVRAHADALAEVFTGLIRTHLLSDVLSRIAACEDVAPQEADHIGATIEKLRPLSKGVVEAELSMAMDRRVRAELAQWRREEEPGEK, encoded by the coding sequence GTGGCAGCGAACGAGAATCCCCAGGACGAGCGGACGGAGCCCGCGGGCCACCCCGCCGCACGCGAATTCCGCATGGCCGACCTGGCCGAGGAAGCCGGCATCACGGTCCGTACGCTGCGCTTCTACCGCGAGCGCAAGCTCATCCCGCCACCGCGCCGCGAGGGCCGGATCGCCTGGTACAACGAGCACCATCTCGCCCGGCTGCGCACCATCGGCGCCCTCCTGGAGCGCGGCCACACCCTCGGCGGCATCGCCGAGCTCCTCTCGGCCTTCGACACCGGCCGCGATGTGGGCGAACTCCTCGGCCTGGAGAACCCCCTGGTCCCGCCCTGGTCCGAGGAGACCCCGGTCCGCCTCACCCCCGAGGAACTGGCCGACCACTTCAGCGAGGACATCACCGCCGAGAACCTCAGCACGTCCCTGGACATCGGCTATCTCGCCGTCGACGGCGACGAGTTCGTCCACATCAGCCGCCGCCTCCTGGACGCCTCCACCGAACTCGTCCACCAGGGCATCCCGTTGGCCGCCGTCCTGGAGGCCGGCCGCCAGGTACGCGCCCACGCCGACGCCCTCGCCGAGGTCTTCACCGGCCTCATCCGCACCCACCTCCTCTCCGACGTCCTCAGCCGCATCGCGGCGTGCGAGGACGTCGCCCCCCAGGAGGCCGACCACATCGGCGCGACCATCGAAAAGCTCCGCCCGCTCTCCAAGGGCGTGGTCGAGGCCGAACTCTCCATGGCCATGGACCGCCGGGTCCGGGCGGAACTGGCGCAGTGGCGGCGCGAGGAGGAGCCGGGGGAGAAGTGA
- a CDS encoding SDR family oxidoreductase, with protein MSASRNLAGQVVVVTGAARGVGALLARKLSARGATLALVGLEPDELRGVAAALHGPAHHWHADVTDHEAMARVAGEVKDRFGKVDVVVANAGVATGGPFADSDPVAWKRVIEVNLIGGAVTGRAFLPLLTASRGYFLQIASLAAITPAPMMTAYCASKSGVEAFAHSLRAEVGHRGVRVGVGYLSWTDTDMVRGADQDDIMRELRARLPWPSNKTYPLGPAVDRIVAGIERRSAHVYGQWWLRGMQSVRGYLPGLIGTVGRREIRRFGDRLDGMRIGLVGAGGEADEKARADR; from the coding sequence ATGAGCGCGAGCAGGAACCTGGCCGGGCAGGTCGTGGTGGTGACCGGTGCGGCGCGCGGGGTCGGTGCGCTGCTGGCCCGCAAGCTGTCGGCGCGCGGTGCGACGCTGGCACTGGTCGGCCTGGAGCCGGACGAGCTGCGCGGGGTGGCGGCCGCGCTGCACGGCCCGGCGCACCACTGGCACGCCGATGTCACCGACCACGAGGCGATGGCCCGGGTGGCGGGCGAGGTCAAGGACCGCTTCGGGAAGGTCGATGTGGTCGTCGCCAACGCCGGGGTGGCGACCGGCGGCCCGTTCGCCGACTCCGACCCGGTCGCCTGGAAGCGGGTCATCGAGGTCAACCTCATCGGCGGCGCCGTCACCGGCCGGGCGTTCCTGCCCCTCCTCACGGCGTCCCGCGGCTACTTCCTCCAGATCGCCTCGCTGGCCGCGATCACCCCGGCGCCGATGATGACCGCGTACTGCGCGTCCAAGTCGGGCGTCGAGGCCTTCGCGCACAGCCTGCGCGCCGAGGTCGGCCACCGGGGCGTACGGGTCGGCGTCGGCTATCTGAGCTGGACGGACACCGACATGGTGCGCGGCGCCGACCAGGACGACATCATGCGCGAGCTGCGCGCCCGGCTGCCCTGGCCGTCGAACAAGACCTATCCGCTGGGCCCCGCCGTCGACCGGATCGTCGCGGGCATCGAGCGCCGCTCGGCGCATGTCTACGGGCAGTGGTGGCTGCGCGGGATGCAGTCGGTCCGCGGATACCTTCCCGGGCTCATCGGGACGGTGGGCCGGCGCGAGATACGGCGCTTCGGGGACCGGCTGGACGGGATGCGGATCGGTCTGGTGGGCGCCGGCGGCGAGGCCGACGAGAAGGCGCGGGCGGACCGGTGA
- a CDS encoding alpha/beta fold hydrolase, giving the protein MSRRPAHVTSGPYAPPVPRTTRTVTSADGARLYAEIHGPESAPAVVLAHGWTCSTAFWAPVVRELATDHKVVVYDQRGHGRSPAAGPAGHSTHALADDLVAVLEATLETGERAVLGGHSMGGMTIMAAAERHRLRERAAAALLCSTGSADLPAESRVFPLRSPQGRRRAHRLMLRSRAPLGPVSPLTRRALKYATMGPAATAEQVEACARIVHGCPTAVRARWGTVLDGLELTGGAARLELPTAVLTGTADRLTPPVQARRLASVLPDFRGLTELPGLGHMTPVEDPGAVSGRLRALVQDHLRSTGTTGAVTAEVPHGTRQKKEKTV; this is encoded by the coding sequence ATGAGCCGCCGGCCCGCCCATGTCACCAGCGGTCCGTACGCCCCGCCGGTGCCGCGTACGACCCGGACCGTCACCTCGGCCGACGGCGCCCGGCTGTACGCCGAGATCCACGGCCCCGAGTCCGCCCCGGCCGTCGTCCTGGCGCACGGCTGGACCTGTTCGACCGCCTTCTGGGCCCCGGTCGTCCGCGAGCTGGCCACCGACCACAAGGTCGTCGTCTACGACCAGCGCGGCCACGGCCGCAGCCCCGCCGCCGGCCCGGCGGGCCACAGCACCCATGCCCTCGCCGACGACCTGGTCGCCGTACTGGAGGCGACCCTGGAGACGGGCGAACGCGCCGTGCTGGGCGGCCACTCCATGGGCGGCATGACGATCATGGCCGCCGCCGAGCGGCACCGGCTGCGCGAGCGGGCCGCGGCCGCGCTGCTGTGCAGCACCGGCAGCGCCGATCTGCCCGCCGAATCACGGGTGTTCCCGCTGCGCAGCCCGCAGGGCCGCCGGCGCGCCCACCGGCTGATGCTGCGTTCACGGGCCCCGCTCGGCCCCGTATCGCCGCTCACCCGGCGCGCTCTGAAGTACGCCACGATGGGGCCGGCCGCCACCGCTGAGCAGGTCGAGGCCTGTGCCCGCATCGTGCACGGCTGCCCGACCGCGGTACGGGCCCGCTGGGGCACGGTGCTGGACGGTCTCGAACTGACCGGTGGTGCCGCCCGGCTGGAGCTGCCGACCGCGGTCCTCACGGGCACCGCCGACCGGCTCACCCCGCCGGTGCAGGCCCGCCGGCTGGCCTCCGTCCTGCCCGACTTCCGGGGGCTGACCGAGCTGCCGGGCCTGGGACACATGACGCCGGTCGAGGACCCCGGCGCGGTCTCCGGGCGGCTGCGCGCCCTCGTACAGGACCACCTGCGGAGCACCGGCACCACGGGTGCCGTGACCGCCGAAGTCCCCCACGGCACCCGGCAGAAGAAGGAGAAGACGGTATGA
- a CDS encoding AfsR/SARP family transcriptional regulator, translated as MAAILISEVNHVITVGRMIDLAWDADPPARARGVVHNHVHRLRRLLVGQAEIATRGQGYVLIADPCAVDVNRFRYLVSGAHEAEPRTAVAKLRQALGLWRGEALADVPGERVRRTLGVGLTQARVAAFQELGAKLLLLGRYGELITELTAWLAEYPLHEELTVLLMRALQASGRQAEALDHYHRTRRHLKDQLGIDPGPALSETYLAVLGGKPAGAPPFAGRTAAGPGPGSGPRPGSGPRLRSGPGHDQGTSYGPAAPYGSGHPSAPPPTVAQLPPRIADFCGRVRETVALDQQLDRLPRPDCVVLAGAGGTGKTTLAVHWAHSHKDEFPDGQLFVDLRGFERPPMRPATVLAMFLRALGVPEARIPEPLAERSALYRSLLAGRRMLVVLDNAGTAEQVRPLLPATPGCLAVVTSRRRLSGLVVRDGAALLTVGPFTAEDALELLGNALGRFRVEADRDAARALVERCDRLPLALRIAAARLMAHPDWSLGHWTAKLADERRRLQELSAHDADLAVESSLFLSYRALSSGAARLFRLLGLHPGPDVDAPTAAALAGRDPERTYRHLAELGDAHLVEEQAQGSYLRSDLVRIYAEQLVAVEETPTERDLARQRLRDHLAWYGPGRC; from the coding sequence GTGGCCGCGATTCTGATCAGCGAGGTCAATCACGTGATCACGGTCGGCAGAATGATCGACCTGGCCTGGGACGCGGACCCGCCGGCCAGAGCGAGAGGCGTGGTCCACAACCATGTGCACCGCTTGCGGCGGCTGCTGGTGGGGCAGGCCGAGATCGCCACCCGCGGCCAGGGGTATGTGCTGATCGCCGATCCGTGTGCGGTGGACGTCAACCGCTTCCGGTATCTGGTGTCCGGTGCCCATGAGGCCGAGCCGCGGACCGCCGTCGCGAAGCTGCGCCAGGCACTCGGGCTGTGGCGGGGCGAGGCGCTGGCGGATGTGCCCGGCGAACGGGTGCGGCGGACGCTGGGGGTCGGGCTGACCCAGGCGAGAGTGGCGGCGTTCCAGGAGCTCGGCGCCAAGCTGCTGCTGCTCGGCCGGTACGGGGAGCTGATCACGGAGCTGACGGCCTGGCTCGCGGAGTATCCGCTGCACGAGGAGCTGACCGTGCTGCTGATGCGCGCGCTTCAGGCGAGCGGCAGACAGGCCGAGGCCCTCGACCACTATCACCGCACCCGGCGGCATCTGAAGGATCAGTTGGGCATCGATCCCGGCCCGGCTCTCAGTGAGACCTATCTGGCGGTGCTCGGCGGGAAGCCCGCGGGCGCCCCGCCGTTCGCCGGTCGCACGGCGGCCGGTCCCGGCCCCGGTTCCGGTCCTCGCCCGGGTTCCGGCCCCCGCCTGCGCTCCGGCCCCGGCCACGACCAGGGGACCTCGTACGGCCCCGCCGCCCCGTACGGCTCCGGCCACCCTTCGGCGCCGCCTCCGACCGTGGCCCAACTCCCGCCTCGCATAGCCGACTTCTGCGGCCGGGTGCGGGAGACCGTCGCGCTGGACCAGCAGCTGGACCGGCTGCCGCGGCCGGACTGTGTGGTGCTCGCGGGCGCCGGAGGGACCGGCAAGACCACGCTGGCGGTGCACTGGGCGCACTCCCACAAGGACGAGTTCCCCGACGGGCAGCTCTTCGTCGACCTGCGGGGCTTCGAGCGGCCCCCGATGCGGCCGGCCACCGTACTGGCCATGTTTCTGCGGGCGTTGGGGGTGCCGGAGGCACGGATCCCCGAGCCGCTGGCGGAGCGCTCGGCGCTGTACCGCTCGCTGCTCGCCGGCCGGCGGATGCTCGTCGTGCTGGACAACGCCGGCACGGCCGAGCAGGTGCGCCCGCTGCTGCCCGCGACGCCGGGCTGTCTGGCGGTGGTGACCAGCCGGCGGCGGCTGAGCGGGCTGGTGGTCCGCGACGGGGCGGCCCTGCTCACGGTGGGGCCGTTCACCGCGGAGGACGCCCTGGAACTGCTGGGCAACGCGCTGGGCCGGTTCCGCGTCGAGGCCGACCGGGACGCCGCGCGGGCGCTCGTCGAGCGGTGCGACAGACTGCCGCTGGCGCTGCGGATCGCCGCGGCCCGGCTGATGGCGCACCCCGACTGGTCGCTGGGGCACTGGACGGCGAAGCTGGCCGATGAGCGGCGCCGACTTCAGGAGTTGTCCGCCCACGACGCCGATCTGGCGGTGGAGTCCAGCCTCTTCCTCAGCTATCGCGCGCTGTCGAGCGGGGCCGCCCGGCTGTTCCGCCTTCTCGGGCTGCACCCCGGCCCGGACGTGGACGCGCCCACCGCCGCGGCACTGGCCGGACGCGATCCGGAACGCACGTACCGCCATCTCGCCGAACTGGGTGACGCGCACCTGGTCGAGGAGCAGGCGCAGGGGTCCTACCTGCGGAGCGATCTGGTGCGTATCTACGCCGAGCAGCTCGTCGCGGTCGAGGAGACACCGACCGAGCGGGACCTGGCCCGGCAGCGGCTGCGCGACCATCTGGCGTGGTACGGGCCGGGGCGGTGCTGA
- a CDS encoding flavin-containing monooxygenase: MAERERRHVRVAVIGSGFGGLGAAVRLRRQGITDFVVLERADAVGGTWRDNSYPGCACDVPSHLYSFSFAPNPEWPRNFSGQPHIRAYLERVTDTFGLRPHLRFHSEVRALRWNGDALHWELETASGPLTADVVVSATGPLSDPKVPDIPGLDTFPGKVSHSARWDHDYDLRGKRVAMIGTGASAIQIVPAIQPDVERLTLFQRTPPWVLPRADRKISAAEKWLHTKVPATRAARRGLLWGLREMQVSAFTKRPNELGLIELLARNHMKKAVKDPALRAALTPGYRIGCKRILLSNTYYPALAQPNVDLVAAGLTEVRGSTLVGSDGSEVEADAIVFGTGFHVTDMPIAQRVTGAHGTTLAEEWKDGMEALRGASAAGFPNFLTIIGPNTGLGNSSMILMIEAQLNYLADFMRQLDVLGGKIALDARPSAVQDWNRKVQERMTRTVWNTGGCDSWYLDASGRNTTVWPGTTGEFKKVTRQVDLAEYEVLRPPKAAGESTGERAEVAA, translated from the coding sequence ATGGCCGAGCGCGAGCGCAGGCATGTGCGGGTTGCGGTGATCGGATCGGGTTTCGGTGGTCTGGGGGCGGCGGTCCGGCTGCGGCGCCAGGGGATCACCGACTTCGTGGTCCTGGAGCGGGCCGATGCGGTGGGCGGCACCTGGCGGGACAACAGCTATCCGGGATGTGCGTGCGATGTGCCCTCGCACCTGTACTCCTTCTCCTTCGCGCCCAACCCTGAGTGGCCGCGGAACTTCTCCGGACAGCCGCATATCCGCGCGTACCTGGAGCGGGTCACCGACACCTTCGGGCTGCGCCCGCACCTCCGCTTCCACTCGGAGGTGCGCGCCCTGCGATGGAACGGGGACGCGCTGCACTGGGAGCTGGAGACGGCGAGCGGGCCGCTGACGGCCGATGTGGTGGTGTCGGCGACCGGACCGCTGTCGGACCCCAAGGTGCCCGACATCCCGGGGCTGGACACCTTCCCCGGCAAGGTCTCGCACTCCGCGCGCTGGGACCACGACTACGACCTGCGCGGCAAGCGCGTCGCCATGATCGGTACGGGTGCCTCGGCGATCCAGATCGTGCCCGCCATCCAGCCGGACGTGGAGCGCCTCACGCTCTTCCAGCGCACCCCGCCCTGGGTGCTGCCGCGCGCCGACCGCAAGATCAGCGCGGCCGAGAAGTGGCTGCACACCAAGGTCCCGGCGACCCGGGCCGCGCGCCGCGGGCTGCTCTGGGGCCTGCGGGAGATGCAGGTCAGCGCCTTCACCAAGCGCCCCAACGAGCTGGGCCTGATCGAGCTCCTGGCCCGGAACCATATGAAGAAGGCCGTCAAGGACCCGGCGCTGCGGGCCGCGTTGACCCCCGGCTACCGCATCGGCTGCAAGCGCATCCTGCTCTCCAACACCTACTACCCGGCCCTGGCGCAGCCGAATGTGGACCTGGTCGCCGCGGGGCTGACGGAGGTCCGCGGCAGCACCCTCGTCGGGTCCGACGGGAGCGAGGTGGAGGCCGATGCGATCGTTTTCGGCACCGGGTTCCATGTGACGGACATGCCGATCGCGCAGCGCGTCACGGGCGCCCACGGGACGACGCTGGCCGAGGAGTGGAAGGACGGCATGGAGGCGCTGCGCGGTGCCAGCGCGGCCGGCTTCCCCAACTTCCTCACCATCATCGGGCCCAACACCGGCCTCGGGAACAGCTCGATGATCCTGATGATCGAGGCGCAGCTGAACTACCTCGCCGACTTCATGCGCCAGCTGGACGTCCTCGGCGGAAAGATCGCGCTCGACGCCCGGCCGTCCGCCGTCCAGGACTGGAACCGCAAGGTCCAGGAGCGGATGACCCGCACGGTGTGGAACACCGGTGGCTGCGACAGCTGGTATCTGGACGCCAGCGGCCGCAACACCACCGTCTGGCCGGGCACCACCGGGGAGTTCAAGAAGGTCACCCGGCAGGTCGACCTCGCGGAGTACGAGGTGCTGCGGCCGCCGAAGGCCGCGGGCGAGAGCACCGGCGAGCGTGCGGAGGTGGCCGCATGA
- a CDS encoding S41 family peptidase, giving the protein MPARPDPPGGSYLRFPHLHGELLCFAAEDDLWIAPLAPEGAEPGRAWRLTVDRTRVGHPRFSPDGQQIAFTTWRSLDPEVHIAAVEGGPARRLTYWGSTDARVCGWTPPDHEGRSHILAVSSHGQPFSYYSWAYSLATDGSPGGQLPWGPVSDIAVADIDGEHRTLLLTGKPPHEPASWKRYRGGATGRMWLHGTRLLPDLRGHLDSVMFVGGRIAFLSDHEGIANVYSCLPDSTDLRRHTDHTDFYARHASTDGERIVYQCAGDLWLIDDLGPDAVPRKLAVRLGGPRAGRRSYQVPAAAHVTALAVDTTGRASAVGVRGSLYWLTHRDGPARTIHDVPGVRVRLPEMLGASGRIAYVTDAEGEDAIEITNLPRASAPGEPRRLAAGELGRVHEMTAAPDGERLAVASNDGRLLLVDVARPEEGASEEDASGGVTELIRSVNGPVRDLAFSPDSRWLTWSHPGIGRSLRQIKMARLADRHIVDVTNGRFEDEQPVFTRDGRYLAFLSWRGFDPVYDVHTGDLSFPLGCRPHLVPLSSATPSPFALSPEGRPAAGGLDPDEIPPAGEGPLLVEVEGLENRVTPFPVAASKYSSLEPVSGGGLVWLRWPISGALGETFANPAETSGRPTLEHFDLTKARRTELTSSLDGFALSGDGSRLVVNDEGELRAVPATEQPDSDTTVFLDLRRILHDVDPVAEWHQAFEEAGRITRAYFWEPRMCGIDWDAVLAQYRPLLDKVASPDEFADLLREVMGELGTSHAYVTGARRNEGPPHYQRAMGLLGANLVCRDGRWVVTRILPGESSDSKARSPLAGTGIREGTALTHVDGRPVDPVAGPGPLLAAAGGTTVELTFSPPDGDGPARRVAVVPLVDERPLRYQDWVAKRRAVVRELSSGRCGYLHIPDMGGSGWAQFNRDLRMEVSRPALIVDVRGNAGGNISELVIEKLTRTIMGWDLTRDAEPVSYTSNAPRGPVVAVADEMTSSDGDMITAAFKLQGLGPVVGMRTWGGVVGMTGRHRLADGTAITVPMNAAWFRLYGWGVENHGVEVDIEALRSPLHWAEGRHPQLGVAIRTALELLERHPAAMPPDLSDVPNLRRPSLPPRSGGASAEAAGA; this is encoded by the coding sequence ATGCCGGCCCGGCCGGACCCGCCCGGCGGCTCGTATCTGCGCTTTCCGCATCTGCACGGCGAGCTGCTCTGCTTCGCCGCCGAGGACGATCTGTGGATCGCCCCGCTCGCCCCGGAGGGCGCGGAACCCGGCCGCGCCTGGCGGCTGACCGTGGACCGCACCCGCGTCGGCCACCCCCGCTTCTCCCCCGACGGGCAGCAGATCGCCTTCACCACCTGGCGCAGCCTCGACCCGGAGGTCCATATCGCGGCGGTCGAGGGCGGCCCGGCCCGCCGGCTGACGTACTGGGGCAGCACCGACGCCCGGGTCTGCGGCTGGACGCCCCCCGACCACGAGGGCCGGTCCCACATCCTCGCGGTCTCCTCGCACGGCCAGCCGTTCTCGTACTACTCGTGGGCCTACAGCCTGGCCACCGACGGCAGCCCCGGCGGCCAGCTGCCCTGGGGGCCGGTCTCCGACATCGCGGTCGCCGACATCGACGGGGAGCACCGCACCCTGCTGCTGACCGGCAAACCGCCGCACGAGCCCGCCTCCTGGAAGCGCTACCGGGGCGGTGCGACGGGCCGGATGTGGCTGCACGGCACCCGGCTGCTGCCGGATCTGCGCGGGCATCTCGACTCGGTGATGTTCGTCGGCGGCCGGATCGCGTTCCTCTCCGACCACGAGGGCATCGCCAACGTCTACTCCTGTCTGCCCGACAGCACCGATCTGCGCCGCCACACCGACCACACCGACTTCTACGCCCGGCACGCCTCGACCGACGGCGAGCGGATCGTCTACCAGTGCGCCGGTGACCTCTGGCTGATCGACGACCTCGGCCCGGACGCGGTACCGCGCAAGCTGGCGGTGCGGCTGGGCGGTCCGCGGGCCGGCCGGCGCAGCTACCAGGTCCCGGCCGCCGCGCATGTCACCGCGCTCGCGGTGGACACCACCGGGCGGGCCAGCGCGGTCGGCGTCCGCGGCAGCCTGTACTGGCTCACCCACCGCGACGGCCCGGCCCGGACCATCCACGACGTCCCGGGCGTACGGGTCCGGCTCCCCGAAATGCTGGGCGCCAGCGGCCGGATCGCCTACGTCACCGACGCCGAGGGCGAGGACGCGATCGAGATCACCAACCTGCCGCGGGCCAGCGCACCGGGCGAGCCGCGCCGGCTGGCCGCCGGTGAGCTGGGCCGGGTCCACGAGATGACCGCCGCCCCGGACGGCGAACGGCTGGCGGTGGCCTCGAACGACGGCCGGCTGCTGCTGGTGGACGTGGCCCGGCCCGAGGAGGGGGCGAGCGAGGAGGACGCCTCCGGCGGGGTCACCGAGCTGATCCGCTCCGTCAACGGCCCGGTCCGCGATCTGGCGTTCTCCCCCGACTCCCGCTGGCTGACCTGGTCGCACCCCGGTATCGGCCGGTCGCTGCGGCAGATCAAGATGGCCCGGCTGGCCGACCGGCACATCGTGGATGTCACCAACGGCCGGTTCGAGGACGAGCAGCCGGTGTTCACCCGCGACGGCCGCTATCTGGCGTTTCTGTCCTGGCGCGGCTTCGACCCGGTCTACGACGTGCACACCGGCGATCTGTCGTTCCCGCTGGGCTGCCGCCCCCATCTCGTCCCGCTGTCGTCGGCGACCCCGTCCCCCTTCGCACTGTCCCCGGAGGGCCGGCCCGCGGCGGGCGGCCTGGACCCGGACGAGATTCCGCCGGCCGGTGAGGGGCCGCTGCTGGTCGAGGTGGAGGGGCTGGAGAACCGGGTCACCCCGTTCCCGGTGGCGGCGTCCAAGTACTCCTCCCTGGAGCCGGTCAGCGGCGGCGGGCTGGTCTGGCTGCGCTGGCCGATCTCCGGTGCGCTGGGCGAGACCTTCGCCAACCCGGCCGAGACCTCGGGCCGCCCCACCCTCGAACACTTCGATCTGACCAAGGCGCGGCGCACCGAACTCACCAGCTCCCTGGACGGGTTCGCGCTCAGCGGCGACGGCTCCCGGCTGGTCGTCAACGACGAGGGCGAACTGCGCGCGGTACCGGCGACCGAACAGCCGGACAGCGACACCACCGTCTTCCTGGACCTGCGGCGCATCCTGCACGACGTCGATCCGGTCGCGGAGTGGCACCAGGCGTTCGAGGAGGCGGGCCGGATCACCCGGGCGTACTTCTGGGAGCCGCGGATGTGCGGCATCGACTGGGACGCGGTGCTGGCGCAGTACCGGCCGTTGCTCGACAAGGTCGCCTCCCCCGACGAGTTCGCCGATCTGCTGCGCGAGGTGATGGGCGAGCTGGGGACCTCGCACGCGTACGTCACCGGCGCCCGGCGCAACGAGGGGCCGCCGCACTACCAGCGCGCCATGGGCCTGCTCGGCGCCAACCTGGTGTGCCGGGACGGCCGTTGGGTGGTCACCCGGATCCTGCCCGGTGAGTCCTCGGACTCCAAGGCCCGTTCCCCGCTGGCCGGTACGGGCATCCGCGAGGGCACCGCGCTCACCCATGTCGACGGCCGCCCGGTGGACCCGGTGGCCGGCCCCGGGCCGCTGCTGGCCGCGGCCGGCGGCACCACCGTCGAGCTCACGTTCTCCCCGCCGGACGGCGACGGCCCGGCCCGCCGGGTCGCGGTGGTCCCGCTGGTCGACGAACGGCCGCTGCGCTACCAGGACTGGGTGGCCAAACGCCGGGCGGTGGTACGGGAGTTGAGCAGCGGCCGGTGCGGCTATCTGCACATCCCCGACATGGGCGGCTCCGGCTGGGCACAGTTCAACCGCGATCTGCGGATGGAGGTCTCCCGGCCCGCGCTGATCGTGGACGTCCGGGGCAACGCGGGCGGCAACATCTCCGAGCTGGTGATCGAGAAGCTGACCCGCACCATCATGGGCTGGGACCTGACCCGGGACGCCGAACCCGTCTCGTACACCAGCAACGCGCCGCGCGGCCCGGTCGTCGCGGTCGCCGACGAGATGACCTCCTCCGACGGCGACATGATCACCGCGGCCTTCAAACTCCAGGGCCTCGGCCCGGTGGTCGGCATGCGCACCTGGGGCGGGGTGGTCGGGATGACCGGCCGGCACCGGCTCGCCGACGGCACCGCGATCACCGTCCCCATGAACGCGGCCTGGTTCCGGCTCTACGGCTGGGGCGTGGAGAACCACGGCGTCGAGGTCGACATCGAGGCGCTGCGCTCGCCGCTGCACTGGGCCGAGGGCCGGCATCCCCAGCTGGGCGTCGCGATCCGTACGGCGCTGGAGCTGCTGGAGCGGCACCCGGCGGCGATGCCTCCGGACCTGTCGGACGTGCCGAACCTGCGGCGGCCGTCGCTGCCGCCGCGGAGCGGGGGCGCTTCGGCGGAGGCGGCGGGGGCCTGA
- a CDS encoding stress protein: MSHLVKKSLAAAALCAALAGTAIAFPATASAAPAAPAAAAGESPVSVGANANLNMNVDVLGIANKIEASIKTAQNRDGFVKSFMESAFYAAGGKYNVMVHNLSQPYEDHFNGVQSFGTATYDGVVYGIWVFEDGEFTNQGDGGYINWAFRGVWERPDNGGYVKFSRVS; the protein is encoded by the coding sequence ATGTCCCACCTCGTGAAGAAGAGCCTTGCCGCGGCGGCCCTGTGCGCAGCCCTGGCCGGCACCGCCATCGCCTTCCCGGCGACCGCCTCGGCGGCACCCGCGGCCCCCGCCGCCGCGGCCGGCGAGTCGCCGGTCAGCGTCGGCGCCAACGCGAACCTCAACATGAACGTTGACGTTCTCGGCATCGCCAACAAGATCGAGGCGTCGATCAAGACCGCGCAGAACCGCGACGGCTTCGTCAAGAGCTTCATGGAGTCGGCGTTCTACGCGGCCGGCGGCAAGTACAACGTCATGGTCCACAACCTGAGCCAGCCGTACGAGGACCACTTCAACGGTGTGCAGTCGTTCGGCACCGCCACCTATGACGGTGTCGTCTACGGCATCTGGGTCTTCGAGGACGGCGAGTTCACGAACCAGGGCGACGGCGGCTACATCAACTGGGCCTTCCGCGGCGTCTGGGAGCGTCCCGACAACGGTGGCTACGTGAAGTTCTCCCGCGTCTCCTGA
- a CDS encoding exodeoxyribonuclease III, translating to MYTVTSVNVNGLRAAAKKGFVPWLAETAADVLCLQEVRAETAQLPDEVREPAGWYTVHAPAAAKGRAGVSLYTRREPDRVQIGFGSAEFDTSGRYVEADLPGLTVASLYLPSGEVGTERQDEKERFMAEFLPYLAGLRERAAADGREVVVCGDWNIAHQEADLKNWKANQKKSGFLPEERAWLTGVLDETRGGYVDVVRTLHPDTEGPYSWWSYRGRAFDNDAGWRIDYAMATPGLAARAVKAFVERAASYDQRWSDHAPVTVVFDR from the coding sequence GTGTACACCGTGACCTCGGTGAATGTGAACGGGCTGCGCGCCGCGGCCAAGAAGGGCTTCGTCCCGTGGCTGGCGGAGACCGCGGCGGATGTGCTGTGCCTGCAAGAGGTCCGGGCCGAGACCGCCCAGCTCCCGGACGAGGTGCGCGAGCCCGCGGGCTGGTACACCGTGCACGCCCCGGCGGCCGCCAAGGGTCGGGCCGGTGTCTCGCTCTACACCCGGCGGGAGCCGGACCGCGTGCAGATCGGCTTCGGCTCGGCGGAATTCGACACCAGCGGCCGCTATGTCGAGGCGGACCTGCCCGGTCTGACCGTCGCCAGTCTCTATCTGCCCTCCGGGGAGGTCGGCACGGAGCGGCAGGACGAGAAGGAACGCTTCATGGCGGAGTTCCTGCCCTACCTGGCCGGGCTGCGCGAGCGGGCCGCGGCGGACGGCCGTGAGGTGGTGGTGTGCGGTGACTGGAACATCGCGCACCAGGAGGCCGACCTGAAGAACTGGAAGGCCAACCAGAAGAAGTCCGGCTTCCTCCCGGAGGAGCGCGCCTGGCTGACCGGCGTCCTGGACGAGACCCGCGGCGGCTACGTGGACGTCGTCCGCACCCTGCACCCGGACACCGAGGGCCCGTACTCGTGGTGGTCGTACCGGGGCCGTGCCTTCGACAACGACGCGGGCTGGCGGATCGACTACGCCATGGCCACTCCCGGGCTCGCCGCGCGTGCGGTGAAGGCGTTCGTGGAGCGGGCGGCCAGCTATGACCAGCGGTGGTCGGACCATGCGCCGGTGACGGTGGTCTTCGACCGGTAG